The following are encoded together in the Aciduricibacillus chroicocephali genome:
- a CDS encoding ROK family protein, producing MKYRLGIDVGGTNTDGVLLDRNMQVIHSLKTPTTEDVESGIYNTINRLIEEAKVDVKNIEFAMLGTTQCTNAIVERKKLNSIAIIRIGAPAGTSIKPLVGVPDDLRGILGGHSYIVEGGHEFNGDEINALNEDKIRSIANEIKGKIDSVAVTSIFSPVNQSHETRAAEILREVLGGEISISLSSEVGSIGLSERENATILNASIINVAKITAEGFEKALQYNGIDAKVFFCQNDGTLMSKEYTLKYPILTVACGPTNSLRGASFLANNKDAIIVDVGGTTSDVGVLVNGFPRQSSIAVELGGVRTNFRMPDINSIGLGGGTVIHLAEDNTFKIGPDSVGYRLLEEGLVFGGSTLTTTDVAVGLDIVNLGNPELVAHLDKELLTRIYERMVEMIEETIDKVKTSAADTPVVFVGGGSVLFPNEIKGASEVHHPANGGVANAIGSAISQISGEIEKIYSISKENREEILKQAKDLAISETIKAGADRETVEIVELESVPLAYLPGNATRVKIKAAGDLAIEV from the coding sequence ATGAAGTATCGCTTGGGTATTGATGTAGGCGGAACAAATACAGATGGAGTCCTTCTTGACCGGAATATGCAAGTTATTCATTCCTTAAAGACACCGACAACAGAAGACGTAGAGTCAGGAATTTATAATACAATCAATCGTTTGATTGAAGAAGCAAAAGTGGATGTAAAAAATATCGAGTTTGCTATGCTTGGCACAACTCAGTGTACGAACGCTATCGTTGAAAGAAAGAAATTGAACAGCATCGCAATTATCCGGATCGGCGCCCCAGCCGGAACATCTATCAAACCGCTCGTCGGTGTACCCGATGACCTGCGAGGGATTCTTGGTGGCCACTCCTATATTGTAGAAGGCGGCCATGAATTCAACGGAGATGAAATTAACGCATTAAATGAAGATAAAATCCGCTCCATCGCAAATGAAATCAAAGGTAAAATTGATTCAGTAGCAGTTACATCTATCTTCTCTCCCGTCAACCAATCACATGAAACAAGAGCGGCTGAAATTCTGCGTGAAGTGTTGGGGGGAGAAATTTCAATCTCCCTATCCAGTGAAGTTGGCAGCATTGGTTTATCGGAAAGAGAAAATGCGACAATCCTGAATGCTTCCATCATCAATGTAGCCAAAATAACAGCAGAAGGTTTTGAAAAGGCTCTGCAGTATAATGGAATTGATGCTAAAGTCTTTTTCTGTCAGAACGACGGCACATTGATGTCCAAAGAATATACTCTGAAATACCCTATTCTGACAGTCGCATGCGGCCCGACAAATAGTTTGCGCGGTGCTTCCTTCTTGGCTAACAACAAAGACGCCATCATCGTTGATGTCGGTGGAACAACATCCGATGTTGGCGTATTGGTAAACGGCTTCCCTCGCCAGTCTTCCATTGCTGTTGAATTAGGAGGCGTCCGCACCAACTTCCGTATGCCTGATATCAACTCAATCGGATTAGGTGGCGGCACGGTTATCCATCTCGCAGAGGACAATACATTTAAAATTGGGCCTGACAGTGTTGGATACCGCCTTCTTGAAGAAGGACTTGTTTTCGGTGGGTCCACACTAACCACTACAGATGTAGCCGTCGGTCTCGATATTGTTAATCTGGGAAATCCTGAACTTGTGGCTCATCTGGACAAGGAACTCTTGACCAGGATTTATGAGCGTATGGTGGAGATGATTGAAGAAACAATCGATAAAGTAAAGACAAGTGCTGCTGATACGCCAGTCGTTTTCGTTGGTGGCGGAAGTGTACTGTTCCCGAATGAAATTAAAGGCGCATCCGAGGTCCACCATCCAGCAAACGGTGGAGTCGCGAATGCAATCGGGTCAGCGATTTCACAAATCAGTGGTGAAATTGAAAAAATCTATTCCATCAGCAAGGAAAACAGAGAAGAAATATTAAAACAAGCAAAAGATCTCGCCATTTCAGAAACAATCAAAGCCGGTGCTGACCGTGAAACGGTTGAGATTGTCGAACTAGAAAGTGTACCCCTCGCCTATCTTCCAGGTAATGCGACAAGAGTAAAAATAAAAGCAGCTGGGGATTTGGCAATTGAGGTATAA
- a CDS encoding RidA family protein, translating into MSEIERRLEELGLTLPEAGSGATPFVSVAIHQGLAYVSGQVPRIDGKVPYPGKVGKDVTIEQAQELAEYCVLKGLSCIKEAVGSLDNVEQVLKMTGYVQAAPGYSEYSKTLNTASELLVKIFGDKGRHARAAIGVAELPSNTPVEIDFVIAVKQ; encoded by the coding sequence ATGAGTGAAATCGAACGTCGTTTAGAAGAATTGGGTCTGACATTGCCAGAGGCTGGGAGCGGAGCGACTCCTTTCGTTTCTGTAGCCATTCACCAGGGACTTGCTTATGTTAGCGGACAAGTACCAAGAATTGATGGAAAAGTACCTTACCCGGGGAAAGTCGGTAAAGATGTAACGATTGAACAGGCTCAGGAACTAGCGGAATACTGTGTTTTGAAAGGTCTTAGTTGCATCAAGGAAGCTGTTGGAAGTCTTGATAATGTAGAGCAAGTTTTGAAGATGACGGGTTATGTTCAGGCTGCTCCCGGTTACTCAGAGTATTCCAAGACACTGAATACAGCATCAGAACTGCTTGTGAAGATCTTTGGTGACAAAGGTCGTCACGCTCGCGCTGCAATTGGTGTAGCAGAGCTTCCTAGTAACACGCCGGTGGAAATTGATTTTGTTATTGCGGTTAAACAATAG
- a CDS encoding lysozyme inhibitor LprI family protein: MRKILATALAPLLLVGCSTGTYEKMMEQGETALQNGKYEKALASFELARDEKPKDEKAKTYTDNLTEFIDIQKLQDEGEFAKAQEKADLLLKEDLPADLKKDLQDLEKQSKDAKVAVEGVESRLDSIKRLVDKEETDKAEKGLDKLKQSAEWKDYGSHFDKQLASIEESLEAAKDGKQRAAKEEQDRVAETTKQQQQVAAAQKSESSAKTSTYYYQRLAALDDETSNMEYHDNNGGSLEVPKEVYRRWDAALNEIYGELEKQLPAGEMETLRQRQRNWINERDAQAEQAAANVEDEYFAPSQRLYTLKEATKERCYELVNLYMR; encoded by the coding sequence ATGAGAAAAATACTTGCAACAGCATTGGCTCCGCTACTTTTAGTAGGGTGCAGTACGGGGACATACGAAAAGATGATGGAGCAAGGAGAGACAGCCTTGCAAAACGGAAAGTATGAAAAAGCGCTTGCTTCTTTTGAACTGGCAAGAGACGAAAAGCCAAAAGATGAGAAGGCTAAAACATATACAGATAATCTAACTGAATTCATTGATATTCAAAAGCTTCAAGATGAAGGAGAATTCGCGAAGGCTCAAGAAAAGGCAGATTTACTGCTGAAAGAAGATTTGCCTGCGGATCTTAAGAAAGATTTACAGGACCTTGAAAAGCAGTCTAAAGATGCAAAAGTAGCGGTTGAAGGTGTTGAAAGCCGTCTCGATTCGATAAAACGTCTTGTAGATAAAGAGGAAACTGACAAGGCAGAAAAGGGACTGGATAAGCTCAAGCAATCGGCTGAGTGGAAAGATTATGGCAGTCACTTTGATAAGCAGCTTGCGAGTATTGAAGAAAGTCTAGAAGCCGCTAAAGATGGTAAACAGCGTGCAGCGAAAGAAGAGCAGGATCGTGTTGCGGAGACAACGAAACAACAGCAACAGGTAGCTGCCGCACAAAAGAGCGAGAGTTCGGCTAAAACAAGCACATACTATTATCAGAGATTGGCAGCATTAGATGATGAAACTTCAAATATGGAGTACCATGATAATAATGGCGGATCGCTAGAAGTCCCGAAAGAAGTTTACCGGAGATGGGATGCCGCTTTAAATGAAATTTATGGTGAGCTAGAGAAGCAACTGCCTGCAGGCGAAATGGAAACACTTCGGCAGAGACAGAGGAATTGGATTAATGAACGAGATGCTCAAGCTGAACAAGCGGCGGCAAATGTCGAAGACGAATATTTTGCTCCTTCTCAGCGCTTGTATACTTTAAAAGAGGCAACTAAAGAACGCTGTTATGAATTGGTAAACTTATATATGAGATAA
- a CDS encoding RidA family protein, with product MARKAYEAKSATASGPYSHAIDGGDYIYFSGQTAKNTPTAEDMTGDIAAQTKQCFKNLFEVLEAANLTPDDVLKVNVYLTDMGNFDAMNEVYKTFFNDPYPARTCIAVLALPLGAEVEIEMVAKRSS from the coding sequence ATGGCTAGAAAGGCATACGAAGCAAAAAGCGCAACAGCATCTGGACCGTATTCACATGCAATTGATGGTGGAGATTATATCTATTTTTCGGGGCAAACTGCGAAGAATACACCAACTGCTGAGGATATGACTGGTGACATCGCAGCACAGACGAAGCAATGCTTCAAAAACTTGTTTGAAGTATTGGAAGCAGCGAATCTTACACCTGATGATGTTCTTAAGGTAAATGTATATTTAACAGACATGGGTAATTTCGATGCGATGAATGAAGTATACAAAACATTCTTCAATGACCCATATCCGGCGAGAACTTGTATTGCTGTATTGGCTTTGCCTCTTGGAGCAGAAGTCGAAATTGAAATGGTTGCAAAAAGATCAAGCTAA
- a CDS encoding nicotinate phosphoribosyltransferase, producing the protein MNKYTDDSYALHTDLYQINMAESYWADNIHDKKSVFELYFRKLPFGNGYAVFAGLERVINFLTNFQFSESDLEYLSDLGYQKDYVDYLKTIRFTGTVRAMKEGEVVFGNEPLLRIEAPLAEAQLIETALLNIVNYQTLIATKASRIIQVTGDAPVMEFGTRRAHEFDAALWGTRAAYIGGFIGTSNVRAGKRFGLPVAGTHAHAFVQAYRDDYTAFRKYAERHKDCVFLVDTYDTLRSGVPAAIKVAKELGDKINFIGVRLDSGDLAYLSKEARRLLDEAGYTDAKIYASSDLDEYTIMSLKAQGAKIDVWGVGTKAITAFEQPALGAVYKMVSIEDENGEMADTIKISSSPEKVTTPGLKNIYRIINNETKKSEGDYITLAHEQPWKKDELYMFHPVHTYLAKTVSNFTAKDLHVNIFNQGELVYDCPSVQEIQSYLKQQLELLWDEYKRSLNPADYPVDLSRVCWENKMKNIDKTKKHIQKYER; encoded by the coding sequence TTGAATAAATACACTGACGATAGTTACGCACTACATACTGACTTATACCAAATCAATATGGCGGAGTCCTATTGGGCTGACAATATTCACGATAAAAAGTCTGTATTCGAATTGTATTTCCGTAAACTGCCTTTTGGTAACGGCTACGCGGTATTTGCAGGCCTTGAGCGAGTCATCAATTTCCTCACGAACTTTCAATTTAGCGAGAGTGATTTGGAATATTTAAGTGATCTCGGGTATCAGAAGGATTACGTTGATTATTTGAAAACAATCCGTTTTACAGGAACTGTCCGCGCTATGAAAGAAGGGGAAGTTGTATTCGGCAATGAGCCGCTCCTTCGTATCGAAGCGCCGCTTGCGGAAGCACAGCTTATAGAGACGGCTCTTCTGAATATCGTGAACTACCAGACACTCATTGCGACGAAGGCTTCTCGGATCATACAGGTTACAGGCGATGCACCTGTTATGGAATTCGGAACAAGACGTGCGCATGAATTTGACGCTGCGTTATGGGGGACAAGAGCGGCTTATATAGGTGGTTTCATTGGGACAAGCAATGTTCGTGCTGGCAAGCGATTCGGTCTGCCGGTTGCAGGTACCCATGCTCACGCTTTCGTTCAAGCGTACCGTGATGACTATACTGCTTTCCGCAAGTATGCTGAGCGCCATAAGGATTGTGTTTTTCTCGTTGATACATATGACACGTTAAGATCAGGTGTGCCTGCAGCTATCAAGGTAGCCAAAGAGTTGGGCGATAAGATCAACTTTATCGGAGTCCGCCTCGATAGTGGAGATCTAGCTTATCTTTCCAAAGAGGCAAGAAGATTATTGGATGAAGCAGGTTACACTGATGCGAAGATTTATGCTTCAAGTGACCTTGATGAATATACGATTATGAGCTTGAAGGCGCAAGGTGCGAAAATAGATGTTTGGGGTGTCGGTACAAAGGCAATTACCGCTTTTGAACAGCCAGCTCTTGGCGCCGTGTACAAAATGGTTTCCATTGAAGATGAAAATGGTGAAATGGCCGATACGATTAAAATCTCATCAAGTCCGGAAAAGGTGACAACACCTGGATTGAAGAATATTTATCGTATTATTAATAATGAAACGAAAAAGTCGGAAGGTGACTATATAACCCTGGCTCATGAGCAGCCTTGGAAGAAGGACGAGCTCTATATGTTCCATCCGGTTCATACGTATCTTGCTAAGACGGTCAGCAATTTTACAGCGAAAGACTTGCATGTGAATATTTTCAATCAAGGAGAACTCGTATATGATTGTCCGTCAGTCCAAGAGATTCAGTCTTATTTGAAGCAGCAGCTGGAACTTCTATGGGATGAGTACAAGCGTTCATTAAACCCGGCAGATTATCCGGTTGATTTAAGTAGAGTATGCTGGGAAAATAAGATGAAAAACATTGATAAAACAAAGAAGCATATACAGAAGTATGAACGCTAA
- a CDS encoding ATP-dependent nuclease, whose product MKLTKLLIYNFRSIGGDELNPGVVIDFDNVNVINLIGQNNAGKSSILYAYDYFVTSGKTVTNSDFHKNGDAPIIIEAWLKAETSEEAELPALKNWVSKDKTEKELYNVAKYRKVWTKGNKNGEKYTYSFENQQWVKGGAGGFDQHLQKACPTPIWLRGLDSVEIILENVQKLIKEQVLNRATEFKRYKIIEEQLKELRKEIIDDEYSQKIQSRLTELMQETFPELEVSLFGNEKDNLGKKLPNFIDTEINFSSNEQSYAVHMDNHGHGVRRQFLFNSIRGLNDVFNEISKAKAKRDQDLIAGLSFDQTSNKSKMLLIEEPELFLHPQSVRMFSSVLYDLVENPNFQIISATHSPVMIDLSRDHTTLIRTEIKNGETSVYQVKDNIFDKDEKEQIKMLNNFNPYVCEAFFADHVVLVEGDTEAIVYREVLKNMVEEDIVGIQNVPLIVNCGSKMNIPAFQKVLRHFNIPYFVIHDLDYTYKSNGHKNAAWTLNERIYEEIMEHNKEGKIKAKRYIMDRNFESQHNYEHTSSLGKPLSAHRLAASWDVKNESIPGIEAIRMCLGLTEQKIFDQEWVELKRTEKVVN is encoded by the coding sequence GTGAAGCTTACTAAATTGTTAATTTACAATTTTAGGTCGATTGGTGGGGATGAATTAAATCCAGGGGTTGTAATTGATTTCGACAATGTAAACGTTATAAATCTCATTGGTCAAAATAATGCAGGGAAATCATCCATCCTATATGCTTACGATTACTTTGTAACTAGTGGAAAAACAGTAACAAATAGCGATTTTCATAAAAATGGAGATGCTCCTATTATTATTGAAGCCTGGTTAAAAGCTGAGACTTCTGAAGAAGCTGAGCTACCAGCACTAAAGAATTGGGTAAGTAAGGATAAAACTGAGAAAGAGCTTTATAATGTTGCAAAGTATAGAAAAGTATGGACTAAAGGAAATAAAAATGGAGAAAAATATACTTATAGCTTTGAAAATCAACAATGGGTTAAGGGAGGTGCAGGAGGGTTTGATCAACATTTGCAAAAAGCTTGTCCTACACCTATTTGGCTTAGAGGACTAGATTCAGTGGAAATAATTTTGGAGAACGTTCAAAAATTAATAAAGGAACAGGTACTGAATCGAGCTACGGAATTTAAGCGTTATAAAATAATTGAAGAACAATTAAAAGAGCTTAGAAAAGAAATAATTGATGATGAGTATTCTCAAAAAATTCAAAGTCGACTTACTGAATTAATGCAAGAAACATTTCCTGAATTAGAAGTTTCATTATTCGGCAATGAAAAGGATAACCTTGGAAAAAAATTACCAAATTTTATAGATACCGAAATAAACTTTTCCTCAAATGAGCAATCTTATGCTGTTCATATGGATAACCATGGGCACGGGGTTCGTAGGCAATTTCTGTTCAATTCTATCAGAGGTTTAAATGATGTATTTAATGAAATCAGTAAGGCTAAGGCAAAAAGAGACCAAGATTTGATAGCTGGCTTAAGTTTTGATCAAACTTCCAATAAATCTAAAATGTTGCTCATCGAAGAACCTGAATTATTTTTACATCCTCAGTCAGTAAGAATGTTTTCAAGCGTATTATATGATTTAGTTGAAAACCCCAATTTTCAAATTATCTCAGCAACACATTCCCCTGTAATGATAGACTTGAGTAGAGATCACACCACGCTGATTAGAACTGAAATTAAAAATGGAGAAACATCTGTTTACCAAGTGAAAGATAATATTTTTGATAAAGATGAGAAAGAGCAAATTAAGATGTTAAATAATTTTAATCCTTATGTGTGTGAAGCTTTCTTTGCGGACCATGTCGTTTTGGTTGAGGGAGATACGGAGGCGATTGTGTATCGAGAAGTGTTGAAAAATATGGTAGAGGAAGACATTGTTGGTATACAAAATGTACCCTTAATTGTAAATTGTGGATCAAAAATGAATATACCTGCTTTTCAAAAGGTTTTGAGACACTTTAATATTCCGTATTTCGTAATTCATGATTTGGACTATACTTATAAAAGCAACGGACATAAGAATGCTGCATGGACATTAAATGAAAGGATTTATGAGGAGATAATGGAGCATAACAAGGAAGGAAAAATAAAAGCTAAAAGATACATAATGGATCGAAATTTTGAATCCCAACATAATTATGAACATACATCAAGCTTAGGAAAACCATTATCGGCACACCGATTAGCTGCAAGCTGGGATGTGAAAAATGAATCAATACCGGGTATCGAAGCTATTCGTATGTGTCTAGGTTTAACTGAACAAAAAATATTTGACCAAGAATGGGTTGAATTAAAGAGGACTGAAAAGGTTGTGAACTAG
- a CDS encoding purine-cytosine permease family protein: protein MNEEKLIEDYELEPVPDEKRQGWLKQTMVWIAGIVALSATALGGALGSGLNLKDAIIVSVIGTFLLSLLSALCCIVGAKTGLSTALVSSFALGRYGAMAVSIVIAISLFGWFGVQLDLFGSSLNKVINDVFGLNVSPSVLMIIGGILMTLTACIGYSAIEKLSIFAVPLLAILLIGSVYMTSKSFTFAQLDAMQLSTNPLTIGMGISSVIGSLAVGAIIGPDISRYAKSAKDAAISSLLSYFVGYSIVLIIAAVLAKATSEVDVVAIMIGIGWGTGGMLVLIFAQWTTNNTNIYSSALGFSVIFRAVPKYILTIIAGTIGTVLAIMGIYDHFIPFLNVLSVLIPPIGGIYTADFLMRRDVYNAANIRYVPNVRILSIANWVIASAIAFMTTPSPTGFGLFSITGASGIDAFIVAFVIQLIIGLSNNKKIVIEEEAA from the coding sequence ATGAATGAAGAAAAATTGATAGAAGACTATGAATTGGAGCCGGTACCTGATGAGAAAAGACAGGGATGGCTAAAACAGACAATGGTATGGATTGCAGGTATTGTAGCTTTGTCCGCAACAGCACTTGGCGGCGCATTGGGCAGTGGACTGAATTTAAAAGATGCAATCATTGTTTCTGTAATCGGTACATTCCTCCTCTCTCTTCTAAGCGCCCTATGCTGCATTGTCGGTGCAAAAACAGGTTTATCCACTGCGTTGGTCTCCTCTTTCGCACTTGGAAGATATGGAGCAATGGCAGTTTCAATAGTTATCGCTATTTCGTTATTCGGTTGGTTCGGTGTTCAGTTGGACCTGTTTGGTTCCAGCTTGAACAAAGTTATCAATGATGTATTCGGGCTTAATGTTTCACCATCTGTCCTTATGATCATCGGTGGAATTCTTATGACGCTGACTGCTTGTATCGGCTACAGCGCTATTGAAAAACTCAGCATTTTTGCAGTACCTTTGCTTGCAATTCTATTAATCGGTTCAGTGTACATGACAAGCAAAAGTTTTACATTCGCTCAATTGGATGCAATGCAACTCTCTACAAACCCACTAACAATCGGCATGGGAATCTCTTCGGTTATCGGATCTCTTGCAGTCGGAGCAATCATCGGACCTGATATTTCGAGATATGCAAAATCAGCTAAAGATGCGGCCATCTCCTCGTTGCTCAGCTATTTTGTCGGCTACAGCATCGTATTGATCATTGCAGCTGTCCTCGCTAAAGCAACAAGTGAAGTTGATGTTGTCGCTATCATGATTGGAATCGGTTGGGGAACTGGTGGAATGCTTGTATTGATATTCGCTCAATGGACAACAAACAATACAAATATCTATTCTTCTGCTTTAGGTTTCTCAGTAATTTTCAGAGCAGTACCAAAATACATCCTGACGATCATTGCAGGTACGATCGGAACAGTTCTTGCAATCATGGGTATCTACGATCATTTCATCCCATTCTTGAATGTATTGAGTGTATTGATTCCTCCAATTGGCGGAATTTACACAGCAGACTTCCTAATGAGAAGAGATGTGTATAACGCAGCAAATATTCGCTATGTGCCAAATGTAAGAATACTAAGCATTGCCAATTGGGTGATCGCTTCAGCTATCGCCTTCATGACGACCCCAAGCCCAACTGGTTTTGGACTGTTTAGCATCACAGGAGCATCCGGTATCGATGCTTTCATCGTAGCTTTTGTAATCCAGCTCATTATCGGACTTTCCAACAATAAGAAAATAGTTATCGAGGAGGAAGCAGCATGA
- a CDS encoding DUF917 domain-containing protein, which translates to MRLIGKEEIEDIAVGAALLGTGGGGDPFVGKMMALQAIEEHGPVKLLDVNEIDDDDLIVPCAMMGAPTVLVEKLPSGDEALQAFTSLEKVLNKKIKATMPIEAGGVNSLLPLALAATTGLPVVDADGMGRAFPELQMVTFYLNDVSTTPMVLADEKGNSLVLNTIDGKWAEKIARAATMVMGGSAMNAIYPMNGKQVKQSCIYYSLTLEENIGRTIREAKNNKRNAIDAILGLLGGFKLFTGKVTDIERKTDGGFVRGMAKIEGLGSNKGETCYLEFQNENLIAKTDNEILCTTPDLICALDTETALPFTTEGLRYGSRTTVIGIPADEQWRTKRGIEVAGPRYFGYDTDFIPVEQLNGKRGK; encoded by the coding sequence ATGAGATTAATCGGAAAAGAAGAAATTGAAGATATCGCGGTTGGAGCAGCTCTATTGGGTACCGGGGGTGGCGGAGATCCATTCGTCGGAAAAATGATGGCCCTCCAAGCTATTGAAGAACACGGACCTGTGAAGCTGCTTGACGTTAATGAAATTGATGATGACGACCTGATTGTTCCTTGTGCAATGATGGGCGCACCAACAGTATTAGTCGAGAAATTACCAAGTGGCGATGAAGCTTTGCAAGCTTTCACCTCATTGGAAAAAGTACTGAATAAAAAAATCAAAGCGACGATGCCTATTGAAGCAGGCGGTGTAAACTCCCTGCTGCCTTTGGCCTTGGCTGCGACAACCGGGTTGCCTGTCGTTGATGCGGATGGCATGGGACGAGCTTTTCCCGAATTGCAGATGGTCACTTTCTATTTGAATGATGTGAGCACGACACCAATGGTACTCGCTGATGAAAAAGGCAATAGCCTGGTATTGAACACAATAGACGGGAAGTGGGCAGAGAAAATAGCCCGCGCTGCTACAATGGTCATGGGCGGCTCTGCCATGAATGCAATCTATCCAATGAACGGTAAACAAGTCAAACAATCATGCATCTATTATTCTCTAACGCTTGAAGAAAATATCGGCCGCACAATCCGAGAAGCAAAGAATAATAAACGAAACGCAATTGATGCAATTTTGGGCCTCCTTGGTGGATTTAAGCTATTTACCGGAAAAGTCACAGACATTGAACGAAAGACTGATGGTGGATTTGTGCGTGGCATGGCAAAGATTGAAGGCTTGGGTTCCAATAAAGGCGAGACATGCTATCTGGAATTCCAGAATGAAAACCTCATCGCAAAAACAGACAATGAAATCCTCTGCACAACACCCGATCTGATTTGTGCACTTGATACCGAAACGGCACTTCCTTTCACGACAGAAGGCCTGAGATATGGCTCACGTACAACCGTAATCGGGATTCCCGCGGATGAACAGTGGCGGACAAAAAGAGGTATTGAAGTTGCCGGCCCAAGATATTTCGGCTATGACACTGATTTCATACCTGTGGAACAATTGAACGGAAAGCGAGGAAAATGA
- a CDS encoding TetR/AcrR family transcriptional regulator has product MTKDKLIEAAIHNFAEHGYQGASMRKIAEAAGIKPASIYYFFENKQQLIIEAMKVILDHHFSVMSNTFKNHQNDPLHVIFSELFANLVHYHSSKHEETKAYVLLVNSSIPELKEAVRTYLDTYDTWLVDQLMEAMGARYPHLDQKEMKKTIDYFIFLGNGLFWGVIIYEEEEIQKNLQQAIYLMDQYIKLTLGSEKNE; this is encoded by the coding sequence ATGACTAAAGATAAATTAATAGAAGCTGCAATTCATAATTTCGCGGAACATGGATATCAAGGTGCTTCCATGAGGAAAATAGCAGAAGCTGCCGGAATTAAGCCCGCTTCCATCTATTATTTCTTCGAGAACAAACAACAGCTCATTATAGAAGCGATGAAAGTTATTCTGGATCATCACTTTTCTGTTATGAGCAATACGTTCAAAAATCATCAGAATGATCCACTGCATGTAATATTTTCAGAATTGTTCGCCAACCTGGTGCACTATCATAGTTCTAAACATGAAGAAACGAAAGCTTATGTGCTTCTAGTAAACTCTTCCATACCTGAACTTAAAGAAGCTGTGCGCACTTATCTGGATACATATGACACATGGCTCGTCGATCAATTAATGGAAGCCATGGGTGCAAGATATCCTCACCTTGATCAGAAAGAAATGAAAAAAACTATCGATTACTTCATATTTCTTGGAAATGGCCTTTTCTGGGGCGTCATCATCTACGAAGAGGAAGAAATACAAAAAAACTTGCAACAAGCAATTTATTTGATGGACCAATATATAAAACTGACATTAGGAAGTGAAAAAAATGAATGA